The sequence below is a genomic window from Novosphingobium sp. KACC 22771.
CCACCGCACGCTCTATCGCGTGCACCAGCGCGTAGCCAAGAGCTTTGGCAGCGGGCGCGTTTATCTGGCCGGGGATGCGGCGCATCTCAACAATCCGCTGGGCGGGTTCGGCATGAATTCGGGCGTGCATGACGCTTTCAACCTGTTTGAAAAGCTCGATCCGGTGCTCAAGGGCACCAAGACCAACCAGAGCCTTGAGCTTTACGATCGCCAGCGCCGCACGGTAACGCACAGCTTTACCCAGCAGCAGACGATCGAAAACATGGCCTTTATCAAGGGCGGCGCCGATGAGGCGCACAAGCGCCGCCGCCAGGCGATGCTGGACTTGAAGGCCGATGACGACAAGCGCCGCGCCTATCTGATGCGGCAGGCGATGTACGAAAGCCTCGCGCAGGCCGCTGCGGTCGAGTGAAATTTCCGGGCGGGGCGATAAAACGCTCCGCCCTTTCACCATCAAGGGCACGGTCCCCCGTCCTGCCTGTAATAAGGAGTATATTTGCATGGGTGACGTTCTGGGCTGGCGCAAGCTGATGGGGGTGATCGCGCCTTCGACCAACACCACGGTGCAGCCCGACATGGAGCGCATGCGCCCGGTGGGCGTGACCAACCATTTCAGCCGCATCTATGTTGAAGACCCGCTCGCGCTGTCGAACGAGGATTTCCTGGTCGGCACGCAGGCGATTTCGGACGCCACCCATGATGCGGTGCGCTCGGTCATGACCGCCAAGGTCGATTACCTCGTGCTGGGCATGTCGGCCGTCACGTTTTACGGCGGGGTCGAGGGCAGCCGCAAGTGGAAGGCCGATGTCGAGGCCGTGGCGGGCGTGGGCGCCAGCACGGGCGCGGAATCGGTGGCCGCCGCTTTGAAAGCCTATGGCGGCGTCAAGACCGTCAGCTTTGTTTCGCCCTATTATCCGGTGGCCAACACCGAAGTGCGCCGCTTCCTTGAGGAATCGGGCTTTGAGGTGAAGCGCGACAAGCCGCTGGAATGCAAGCGCTGGACCGACATTGCCAAGGTGACGCCGGAAGACCTGCGCCCGGTGCTGGATTATCTGGACGGCGACGATGTGGACGCCATCGTTCAGGTCGGCACCAACCTCTCGATGGTCGATCTGGCTGTGGAATATGAGCAGAAGCTCTCCAAGCCGGTGATCGCCATCAACACGGCCACCTATTGGCATGGCCTGCGCGCCTGCGGCATCGACGACAAGATCGAGGGCGTCGGCCGCCTGCTGGCCGAGTTTTAACCGAAATGCGCGCCCGCCTGACCGACAGGCGGGCGTATCGCGGCGGATGCCTACCCGCACGCCCGGCCCCCATGCGATGGATCGCCCACAGCAGGAGGTCGGCACCATCAGCCGCCCGACGACAGGGCCGCGCATGATCGCAGCGCCGGTCCCAACTCAGGGAGAAAACCGTGATACAGGAAGTTCTCGTACTGCGCTGGGTACACATCATCTGCATGGTCTATTGGCTGGGCGGTGAATGGGGTGTGTTTCAGACCAGCTATAATATCCTCAACCGCAACCTCTCGATGGAAGAGCGCCGCCGCCATATGGAAACGGCCTATCGCATCGACATCCTGGCGCGCACCGGCATCATCACGCTGCTGCCGCTGGGTCTGCACATGGGCAACATTTACGGGCTTCAGCCCTATGGCGGCAATTTCCTGACCTTTATGTGGATCTTTGTCGCTGGCTGGCTGGCGCTGTGCTGGGGCGCGTTCATCAAGCGCGAAACCGATATCGGCATCCGCCTGACCAAGATCGACGAGGCGGTGCGCTACATCCTCATCCCCACGATCTTCATTGTCGGCATTTCCTCGCTGCTGGGCCATGGTCCGTTCGAGGCGGGCGAGGGCCAGCGCTGGTATGCCACCAAGTTCACGCTTTACGGCTTCACGCTGTGCATCGGTCTGGGCCTGCGCTGGATCATGCGCCGCTGGACCACCGCGTTCCGGATTCTGGCCCAGGGCCCCAATCCCAAGATCGAGGCCGTGCTTGAGCGCGACTTCTTCCTCGGGCGCTGCATGGCCTATGTCTATTGGATCACGATTTCGGGCATCTGCTTCCTCGGCACGGTCAAGCCGATCTGAGGACGCCTTTGCGAAGGACCAAAAAAGCGCGGCGGGGCAACCCGTCGCGTTTTTTGCGTGCATAAAAAGACCCCGGCCTTCCATCGCGGAAGACCGGGGCCAAGTGCGGGTTTGTTCGGGGGCCGCGCCCCCAATTCGGTCAGTTGCGATAGGTAGCGGCCGCGCGGCTCAACACGCCCATCGGATCGGCGGCCATCGCGGGGTCAGCCTTGGCCACCATATCGCGCCAATCCTGCGGCATGTCCTGATAACGCGCCACTTTCATCCCTGCGCTGCGCAGCGTCTGGGTGCCGAGACCTGGGGGCATTTTCCACCAGCGCGCATAATCGGTGACATCCGTGCCATAGGCCGTCGCGCTGGCAAAGGCGCGCTTGGGATCGAGCGCTTCGGCGGCGGGGCTGCAGATCATGCTCATATCATTGAGCACGCGATCGCTCTGCCCCTGGGTCTCCGCGCGCGCGCGGCTGTGGGTCTGAAAACAGACCGTATCGCCGATGCGGAAGAAAAGTTCGGGCACATGCTCGACCGTGAACTTGGACCCGCCGATGGTCGGCGGCAATTGCAGCACGTTTTCCGCGTTATAGACCACTTTGGTCGGTCCAACGGGCGCGAATGGCACATCAACCATCGTACCGGTGATCGGATTGAGAAGCTTTTCCGCCCGAACGCCGCTGTCCAGCGCGCAACGGAAGGCCAGTTCATACTGCGTTGTCATCAACCCGCCATCGGCCGTCGGACGAATATCCATCAGCGCGCCAAAGATCATGTCGCACATGGGGATCAGCTTGGCGCCCTGCTGGGCATAATTGCGCCCACGGAACCACCAGAACACCGGCCCGGCATCGGCCCGCATCCGCATCCGGCGGATCATTGCGATGCGCGCGGCAGGATCGGTCGGGATACCCTCTTCGCGGCCGCTCGTGGCCGCAGCGGCCCCCATGGCGGGCATGCTTGCGGCCGCCCCCAGCATCAGGCCCCCGGCCATCAGCACCCGTCGGCTCATCAACAGCGCTTCATCGCCGGTGTCGGTCTCAAAGGCTTCGCTCATCGCATTTCCCCCATTTTCGGCCTCAAAGGGCGCCAACCGCCCCCGCACCGATCAATTCTTCAATTTTTCCGTCGTCATAGCCCAGCGCGCTCAGCACATCGCGCGCATCGCGTCCGGGCCGCGGCAGATGGTTTTCGCCCCCCGTCCGCTTGCCCGCCATTTCCAGCGGCACGGTCGGCAATTGCGTCTCGCGCCCATCGTCAAGGAACACCGTCTCCAACCCGCCTGCGGCCAGTTGGGGGTCATCGAACAATTCCTCGGGCTTGCTGACCGGGGCAAAGGGAATGCCGGTCCCTTCGAGCCGCGCGATGATGTCGGCGCGGGTGAACCCGGCGACCTTTTCGCGCACGACCGGCAGGATGCGGTCGCGGGCCAGCACGCGCTGGTTGTTGGCGCGGATGCTTTCATCGGCCCAAAGGTCATCAAAGCCCAGCAGCGCGCAGAATTTCTCCCACAGGCTGTCGGAGACCACGCCGATGAACACCGGCAAATCCTGCGTTTCAAACACATCATAGATCGCCCAGGCCGAGATGCGCGCAGGCATCGGCGCGGCGGGTTTGCCGGTCACGGCAAACTGCGCCATATGCTGGCCCACCAGATAGGCGGTGGTTTCAAACAGGCTGGCCACGACCTTTTGCCCGCGCCCGGTGCGGTGGCGCTCCTCCAGCGCGGCAAGGATGCCGATCACGCCGAACATCGCGCCGGTCACGTCGATCACGCTGGACCCTGCGCGCAATGGCCGCCCCGGAGGGCCGGTCATATAGGCAAGGCCGCCCATCATCTGCGCCACTTCATCGAGCGCGGTGCGGTTTTCATAGGGGCCGGGCAGGAAACCCTTCTCGCTGCAATAGATCAGGCGCGGATTGGCATCCGCCATCGCCTCATAGGACAGACCCATGCGGTCGAGCGCGCCGGGGCGGAAATTCTCCACCAGAATGTCCGCGCCCGCCACGAGATCGCGCGCGACAGCCACGCCCTGCGCGCTTTTCAGGTCAAGGCAGATCGACTGCTTGCCGCGATTGTACATCGGAAAATAGCCGGAGCCGGAACCGAGCAACCGCCGCGTGGCATCGCCGCCGATCGGCTCGATGCGGATCACTTCGGCGCCGAGGCTGGCGAGAATATGGCCCACCGCCGGGCCCATCACCATATGGGTGAACTCGATCACGCGGATGCCCGCCAGAGGGGTGGGGTTCTGGCTCACTGAGCGATCCTTTCCTGATAATCCATCATCACGCCCGCGTCTGGCGTGAAACCGTAAAGCGGCTCTTCGGGGAGAGCTTCGGAGAGAATGGCGCGCACTTTCAAGAGCTTTTCCAGATCAATGCCCGTCCGATAGCCCATGGCATTGAGCATCAGCACCAGATCCTCGGTGACCAGATTGCCCGAGGCCCCGGGCGCATAGGGACAGCCGCCAAGGCCGCCCAGCGAGGCGTCCAATGTGGTGATCCCTTCATCCAGCCCCGCCAGCGCATTGGCCAGACCCAGCCCGCGCGTATTGTGCAGATGGAGCGTGGTCAGCGCATCGCCCACCTCGGCGCGCACGGCGCGCACCAGACGGCGAACCTGCGCCGGATCGGCATAGCCGGTGGTGTCGGACAGGCTCAGTTCCTTGGCCCCCGCCTCGACGCTGGCCGCCGCCATGCGGACCACGGTGTCCTGCGGCACCGCGCCCTCGATGGTGCAGCCAAAGGCGGTGGAGAGGCCCACCGCGAAATGCGCGCCTGCGGACGATGCAATGGCGGCCATGTCGCGGATTTCCTCGATCATCTGCGCATGGTCCTTGCGGACATTGCGGATCGAATGGGTCTCGCTCATCGAGAAGGGGGCGGAAAAACCATGCACGCCCGCCTCGACCGCGCGCGCCGCACCCTTGGCATTGGGCACCAGCGCGACGACGTTCAGGCCCTCGATCCCGCGCGCAAATTTCACCAGTTCGGCGGTATCGGCCATTTGCGGCAAGAGGCTGGGGGGCACGAAACTGCCCACCTCGATTTCAGGCACGCCGCAGGCGGCCTCGGCCGCGATCCAGGCCTTTTTGGCCTCCAGCGACATGACAGGCTTGATCGATTGCAGCCCGTCGCGCGGGCCGACTTCGGATATGGTGATAAAGGTCATAGATAAATCCAGGGGCGCGCCGCGCGATCGGCATCGGTCCATGCGGCGATGGCGGGGCGCGATTTCAGGGTGAGGTCGATGGCGTCAAGCCCTTCAAGGAGCATGACCTTGGCCTCGGCCTCGATGGGGAAGGCATAAGTATCATCGCTGCAGGTCAGCGTCTGGGCGGCAAGATCGATATGGACCTCGCGCCCTGCGATGCTTTCCACCGCCTCGCGCGGGAGGACGACCGGCAACAGCCCGTTGCGGATGCAATTGGCGGCAAAAATCGGCGCAAAGCCGGGGGCGATCACGCAGCGCACGCCATATTCAGC
It includes:
- a CDS encoding maleate cis-trans isomerase family protein, with translation MGDVLGWRKLMGVIAPSTNTTVQPDMERMRPVGVTNHFSRIYVEDPLALSNEDFLVGTQAISDATHDAVRSVMTAKVDYLVLGMSAVTFYGGVEGSRKWKADVEAVAGVGASTGAESVAAALKAYGGVKTVSFVSPYYPVANTEVRRFLEESGFEVKRDKPLECKRWTDIAKVTPEDLRPVLDYLDGDDVDAIVQVGTNLSMVDLAVEYEQKLSKPVIAINTATYWHGLRACGIDDKIEGVGRLLAEF
- a CDS encoding CaiB/BaiF CoA transferase family protein; the encoded protein is MVMGPAVGHILASLGAEVIRIEPIGGDATRRLLGSGSGYFPMYNRGKQSICLDLKSAQGVAVARDLVAGADILVENFRPGALDRMGLSYEAMADANPRLIYCSEKGFLPGPYENRTALDEVAQMMGGLAYMTGPPGRPLRAGSSVIDVTGAMFGVIGILAALEERHRTGRGQKVVASLFETTAYLVGQHMAQFAVTGKPAAPMPARISAWAIYDVFETQDLPVFIGVVSDSLWEKFCALLGFDDLWADESIRANNQRVLARDRILPVVREKVAGFTRADIIARLEGTGIPFAPVSKPEELFDDPQLAAGGLETVFLDDGRETQLPTVPLEMAGKRTGGENHLPRPGRDARDVLSALGYDDGKIEELIGAGAVGAL
- a CDS encoding hydroxymethylglutaryl-CoA lyase; this encodes MTFITISEVGPRDGLQSIKPVMSLEAKKAWIAAEAACGVPEIEVGSFVPPSLLPQMADTAELVKFARGIEGLNVVALVPNAKGAARAVEAGVHGFSAPFSMSETHSIRNVRKDHAQMIEEIRDMAAIASSAGAHFAVGLSTAFGCTIEGAVPQDTVVRMAAASVEAGAKELSLSDTTGYADPAQVRRLVRAVRAEVGDALTTLHLHNTRGLGLANALAGLDEGITTLDASLGGLGGCPYAPGASGNLVTEDLVLMLNAMGYRTGIDLEKLLKVRAILSEALPEEPLYGFTPDAGVMMDYQERIAQ
- the leuD gene encoding 3-isopropylmalate dehydratase small subunit; this translates as MTPFIKLTAVAAPLLADNIDTDAIIPSREMKSTGRTGLADGLFAPWRYVEGRVPNPEFVLNQPEYAGAQVIAGGANFGCGSSREHAVWALAEYGVRCVIAPGFAPIFAANCIRNGLLPVVLPREAVESIAGREVHIDLAAQTLTCSDDTYAFPIEAEAKVMLLEGLDAIDLTLKSRPAIAAWTDADRAARPWIYL